One region of Armigeres subalbatus isolate Guangzhou_Male chromosome 3, GZ_Asu_2, whole genome shotgun sequence genomic DNA includes:
- the LOC134227077 gene encoding CTTNBP2 N-terminal-like protein isoform X1 has translation MSTTRPRLVHTRKIQPTSSPSKRAKSSPHEEDSSASPTGSSSPSGGSVFSMAEPGGDVTTMASIGELAEAGEHPPSKFTEADLQAIKLTSDTLKRNPKMDFSKTDLLKLLSYLEGELQARDVVIAVLKTEKVKQLLNTARYSKPTNLNDPHAALYRDNLASSGNIASRQSSIQAAYSEHEMRLLNDQRLGVKEQMDSLAALVMQQRQTQAKMVEVLKDAEERYKKVVQELEDERRKHEHTTAQGDDITYGLEIERSRLKQELEHEKEQRKVTELELQKIQEQFEAEKNRQKQIVLLLLAERKKIIIKYIEERKRSEDLAQILSEEKLRVDTIAEGLEEESKKSLRMEAELETQTQQFDLERKMLHQSLGKEEKRIKEQEIEIQQLKTELEMLRKQTGIRHPIVAPQLPTKPGGLMPSRPSIGGVPLASDVGNVASSSSSASVAAGSAASATTAASSAAAAAAAVSGPAAASGPVSGVGILPHGAAAMISSVATKVVQPTATVSSVPVSGPTTGIARSVSPGQLIRQTAISQLSITSPPLGPPGANAAPVAPSPETYANTVTPSKLPTTMPLESQHHRPQPPPPSLAQQPQAHPPHHKILRRQSHLHPFQPQQKY, from the exons ATGAGCACCACTAGGCCCCGTCTGGTGCACACGAGGAAAATCCAGCCCACATCTTCGCCATCAAAGCGAGCAAAAAGCAGTCCCCACGAAGAAGACTCTTCCGCTTCGCCGACTGGCAGCAGCAGCCCCAGCGGCGGCAGTGTCTTCAGTATGGCCGAACCGGGTGGCGACGTAACGACGATGGCATCCATCGGAGAGCTGGCGGAAGCTGGCGAGCATCCGCCATCAAAGTTTACGGAAGCGGATCTGCAGGCTATAAAGTTAACGAGTGACACGTTGAAG cGCAATCCAAAGATGGACTTTAGCAAAACTGATCTCCTCAAACTGCTGAGCTACTTGGAAGGTGAGCTCCAAGCCCGAGACGTAGTCATCGCCGTACTTAAGACTGAAAAAGTCAAACAACTACTCAACACTGCTCGATATAGCAAGCCCACTAACCTAAACGATCCTCACGCGGCGCTCTACCGCGACAACTTGGCCTCCAGTGGGAACATCGCCAGCCGACAGTCATCCATTCAGGCGGCATATTCCGAGCACGAGATGCGACTGCTAAACGACCAGCGATTGGGTGTCAAAGAACAGATGGATTCTCTGGCGGCGCTTGTGATGCAGCAGCGACAGACTCAAGCCAAAATGGTCGAAGTACTGAAAGATGCCGAAGAACGATACAAAAAAGTTGTTCAGGAACTAGAAGACGAACGACGGAAGCATGAACACACCACTGCCCAAGGGGACGACATTACGTACGGGTTAGAGATCGAACGGTCACGGTTGAAGCAGGAATTGGAGCATGAGAAAGAGCAACGAAAAGTGACGGAATTGGAGCTACAGAAAATTCAGGAACAGTTCGAAGCGGAAAAGAATCGCCAGAAGCAGATAGTATTATTGCTCCTAGCAGAGAGAaagaaaattattataaaatatatagaaGAGCGAAAGCGGAGTGAGGATTTGGCACAGATCTTGTCCGAAGAAAAATTGCGAGTGGACACAATAGCCGAAGGCCTTGAGGAAGAAAGCAAAAAGTCGCTCCGGATGGAAGCGGAATTGGAGACGCAAACTCAGCAATTCGATTTGGAGAGAAAAATGTTGCACCAAAGTCTGGGCAAGGAGGAGAAGCg GATCAAAGAGCAAGAGATCGAAATTCAGCAGCTAAAGACAGAATTGGAAATGCTGAGGAAACAGACTGGTATTCGCCATCCGATCGTTGCCCCGCAGCTTCCTACCAAACCAGGCGGTCTAATGCCTTCGAGGCCATCAATAGGAGGGGTCCCACTAGCATCAG ACGTAGGCAACGTAGCATCATCCTCTTCTTCCGCTTCCGTCGCAGCTGGTTCTGCGGCGTCTGCTACCACAGCCGCTtcctctgctgctgctgctgctgccgccgtTAGTGGACCTGCTGCAGCCTCGGGCCCTGTATCCGGTGTTGGGATTCTACCGCATGGGGCCGCCGCAATGATCAGTAGTGTGGCCACCAAGGTGGTCCAGCCAACTGCTACGGTTTCTAGCGTGCCAGTTTCCGGACCAA CAACTGGAATCGCTCGTTCTGTGTCGCCCGGGCAACTTATCAGACAAACCGCCATCTCACAGCTGTCGATAACGTCTCCACCGTTAGGACCTCCGGGAGCGAATGCCGCACCGGTGGCACCGTCTCCCGAAACGTACGCCAACACGGTCACACCCAGCAAG TTGCCAACAACAATGCCGCTGGAGTCTCAGCATCACAGGCCTCAGCCGCCACCACCGTCTCTGGCTCAGCAGCCCCAGGCTCATCCACCACACCACAAAATTTTGCGACGTCAGTCGCATCTGCATCCGTTTCAACCGCAGCAGAAATACTGA
- the LOC134227077 gene encoding CTTNBP2 N-terminal-like protein isoform X2, which translates to MSTTRPRLVHTRKIQPTSSPSKRAKSSPHEEDSSASPTGSSSPSGGSVFSMAEPGGDVTTMASIGELAEAGEHPPSKFTEADLQAIKLTSDTLKRNPKMDFSKTDLLKLLSYLEGELQARDVVIAVLKTEKVKQLLNTARYSKPTNLNDPHAALYRDNLASSGNIASRQSSIQAAYSEHEMRLLNDQRLGVKEQMDSLAALVMQQRQTQAKMVEVLKDAEERYKKVVQELEDERRKHEHTTAQGDDITYGLEIERSRLKQELEHEKEQRKVTELELQKIQEQFEAEKNRQKQIVLLLLAERKKIIIKYIEERKRSEDLAQILSEEKLRVDTIAEGLEEESKKSLRMEAELETQTQQFDLERKMLHQSLGKEEKRIKEQEIEIQQLKTELEMLRKQTGIRHPIVAPQLPTKPGGLMPSRPSIGGVPLASDVGNVASSSSSASVAAGSAASATTAASSAAAAAAAVSGPAAASGPVSGVGILPHGAAAMISSVATKVVQPTATVSSVPVSGPTTGIARSVSPGQLIRQTAISQLSITSPPLGPPGANAAPVAPSPETYANTVTPSKRCLNRKQPGRKVRPRRLCRKC; encoded by the exons ATGAGCACCACTAGGCCCCGTCTGGTGCACACGAGGAAAATCCAGCCCACATCTTCGCCATCAAAGCGAGCAAAAAGCAGTCCCCACGAAGAAGACTCTTCCGCTTCGCCGACTGGCAGCAGCAGCCCCAGCGGCGGCAGTGTCTTCAGTATGGCCGAACCGGGTGGCGACGTAACGACGATGGCATCCATCGGAGAGCTGGCGGAAGCTGGCGAGCATCCGCCATCAAAGTTTACGGAAGCGGATCTGCAGGCTATAAAGTTAACGAGTGACACGTTGAAG cGCAATCCAAAGATGGACTTTAGCAAAACTGATCTCCTCAAACTGCTGAGCTACTTGGAAGGTGAGCTCCAAGCCCGAGACGTAGTCATCGCCGTACTTAAGACTGAAAAAGTCAAACAACTACTCAACACTGCTCGATATAGCAAGCCCACTAACCTAAACGATCCTCACGCGGCGCTCTACCGCGACAACTTGGCCTCCAGTGGGAACATCGCCAGCCGACAGTCATCCATTCAGGCGGCATATTCCGAGCACGAGATGCGACTGCTAAACGACCAGCGATTGGGTGTCAAAGAACAGATGGATTCTCTGGCGGCGCTTGTGATGCAGCAGCGACAGACTCAAGCCAAAATGGTCGAAGTACTGAAAGATGCCGAAGAACGATACAAAAAAGTTGTTCAGGAACTAGAAGACGAACGACGGAAGCATGAACACACCACTGCCCAAGGGGACGACATTACGTACGGGTTAGAGATCGAACGGTCACGGTTGAAGCAGGAATTGGAGCATGAGAAAGAGCAACGAAAAGTGACGGAATTGGAGCTACAGAAAATTCAGGAACAGTTCGAAGCGGAAAAGAATCGCCAGAAGCAGATAGTATTATTGCTCCTAGCAGAGAGAaagaaaattattataaaatatatagaaGAGCGAAAGCGGAGTGAGGATTTGGCACAGATCTTGTCCGAAGAAAAATTGCGAGTGGACACAATAGCCGAAGGCCTTGAGGAAGAAAGCAAAAAGTCGCTCCGGATGGAAGCGGAATTGGAGACGCAAACTCAGCAATTCGATTTGGAGAGAAAAATGTTGCACCAAAGTCTGGGCAAGGAGGAGAAGCg GATCAAAGAGCAAGAGATCGAAATTCAGCAGCTAAAGACAGAATTGGAAATGCTGAGGAAACAGACTGGTATTCGCCATCCGATCGTTGCCCCGCAGCTTCCTACCAAACCAGGCGGTCTAATGCCTTCGAGGCCATCAATAGGAGGGGTCCCACTAGCATCAG ACGTAGGCAACGTAGCATCATCCTCTTCTTCCGCTTCCGTCGCAGCTGGTTCTGCGGCGTCTGCTACCACAGCCGCTtcctctgctgctgctgctgctgccgccgtTAGTGGACCTGCTGCAGCCTCGGGCCCTGTATCCGGTGTTGGGATTCTACCGCATGGGGCCGCCGCAATGATCAGTAGTGTGGCCACCAAGGTGGTCCAGCCAACTGCTACGGTTTCTAGCGTGCCAGTTTCCGGACCAA CAACTGGAATCGCTCGTTCTGTGTCGCCCGGGCAACTTATCAGACAAACCGCCATCTCACAGCTGTCGATAACGTCTCCACCGTTAGGACCTCCGGGAGCGAATGCCGCACCGGTGGCACCGTCTCCCGAAACGTACGCCAACACGGTCACACCCAGCAAG